In a single window of the Methanofollis ethanolicus genome:
- a CDS encoding carboxylate--amine ligase, whose product MKKERCALVMGGYVNGYSIIQELYDRGVRDIVLLDHDRKPGAYSNKITRFICARATEESVHAELTELGKEYGQVVVYPTDDVHLEVLDALAGKVGSFCFLPINPANLGLCLNKYHQYRCCEALGVPYPKTVPIERVEDAGRILSVPFPVIVKPDKREDLKSDVFRNIVISDRGDYDTQLPRIIAALEQGVPLLASEVVPGDGSNIYAYVGYRSRDGRILNEWTGKKLSQYPDNFGIFASASNQAPPEVLEQGRRLLDGMDIVGIAEPEFKYDARDGRYKLMEINLRSMMWHRVGNISGVNVQYAQYLDAAGLDVPVQVQEKEREIHLVYLKHEIINLLTRPGYHRTFFRNLSGPVSLAFFDRHDLRPFLVDGADTVYEVGVACLKKLGLL is encoded by the coding sequence ATGAAGAAGGAGCGCTGCGCCCTGGTGATGGGGGGGTACGTGAACGGCTACTCCATCATCCAGGAACTGTACGACCGGGGCGTGCGCGATATCGTCCTCCTCGACCACGACAGAAAACCCGGGGCATACAGCAACAAGATCACGCGGTTCATCTGCGCCAGGGCCACTGAGGAGAGCGTCCACGCCGAACTGACAGAACTCGGCAAAGAGTACGGGCAGGTCGTCGTCTATCCCACAGACGACGTCCACCTGGAGGTCCTGGATGCCCTTGCCGGGAAAGTCGGGTCGTTCTGTTTCCTCCCGATCAACCCGGCCAATCTGGGCCTCTGCCTGAACAAGTACCACCAGTACAGGTGCTGCGAGGCGCTGGGAGTCCCGTACCCGAAGACGGTTCCTATCGAGCGGGTCGAGGACGCCGGCCGGATCCTTTCTGTCCCCTTCCCTGTCATCGTCAAGCCCGACAAAAGGGAGGACCTGAAATCCGATGTCTTCAGGAACATCGTCATCTCCGACAGGGGCGACTACGACACACAACTCCCCAGGATCATCGCCGCCCTCGAACAGGGCGTCCCCCTCCTCGCCTCCGAGGTCGTCCCGGGCGACGGCTCGAACATCTATGCGTACGTCGGCTACCGGAGCAGGGACGGCAGGATCCTCAACGAATGGACAGGGAAAAAACTCTCCCAGTACCCGGACAACTTCGGGATCTTTGCGAGCGCTTCCAACCAGGCGCCGCCCGAGGTCCTGGAGCAGGGGAGGCGCCTCCTCGACGGGATGGACATCGTCGGCATCGCGGAGCCCGAGTTCAAGTACGATGCCAGAGACGGAAGGTACAAACTGATGGAGATCAACCTCCGCTCCATGATGTGGCACCGGGTCGGCAACATCTCGGGCGTGAACGTCCAGTACGCCCAGTACCTCGACGCCGCCGGCCTCGATGTTCCCGTTCAGGTCCAGGAGAAAGAGAGGGAGATCCACCTCGTGTACCTGAAGCACGAGATCATCAACCTCCTCACAAGACCGGGCTATCACCGCACCTTCTTCCGCAACCTCTCAGGCCCGGTCTCCCTGGCCTTCTTCGACAGGCACGACCTCCGGCCTTTTCTCGTCGACGGCGCGGACACCGTCTACGAGGTGGGCGTGGCCTGCCTGAAGAAACTGGGCCTCCTCTGA
- a CDS encoding asparagine synthase-related protein, which translates to MTGHVCLNNPHYPWQFSENGEIRCWYKGTVFAGGVLLDGREAAALLLSAPWDDLNAVRALLESLNGEYAFVVETPDTIAAAVDRLRSIPLFFAGRGEEMVIADDPHFLVERVSSPLNEESAAEFLATGFVTGPWTLYRGVRQLQAGECLIFPGRSGTARTVSYAQFRHGDYFAGDDLVGDLTRGLDNVLVRVFRRLLASCEGKRIVVPLSGGLDSRIIVAMLRRLGAEDVTCFTYGVKENREVRISREVARALDYDWHCVEYTKEKVQACYGGDALTEYLRYGGNLSSLPHTQDYLAVCEMKDEGAVPPDAVFVPGHSGDMLAGSHIPREYGRPQAYTLQKFLADNLAAHYSLWAWDDPPLRALYAERSLTSAGCPDVHDAESCADAIEYFDFKERQAKYIINSVRVYEYFGYGWRVPLWDRELMTFFQRVPLSLRLGQALYKEYTACSLFTGDLAALGGIECTTRISSVMPGPSVATRIRAMHQRLFDVRWGRYFAFPHLSRFSLLRMRDAGGLDGLPRRVVVNIANARRPYVSLLGYQALRYLSLQASEEAQFLQAGHAHLVDGVRAVDEKRPEVVPVEEGQGDRA; encoded by the coding sequence ATGACCGGTCATGTCTGCCTGAACAACCCCCATTACCCCTGGCAATTCTCCGAAAACGGAGAGATTCGCTGCTGGTACAAGGGGACCGTCTTTGCCGGCGGTGTCCTCCTTGACGGCAGGGAGGCCGCCGCCCTCCTCCTCTCCGCCCCCTGGGACGACCTGAACGCCGTCAGGGCCCTCCTCGAGTCCCTGAACGGCGAGTACGCCTTTGTCGTCGAGACACCCGATACCATCGCCGCCGCCGTCGACCGCCTGCGGAGCATCCCTCTCTTCTTTGCCGGCAGGGGAGAGGAGATGGTCATCGCCGACGACCCCCACTTCCTTGTGGAACGCGTCTCCTCGCCTCTGAACGAGGAATCCGCAGCCGAGTTCCTTGCCACCGGCTTTGTCACCGGCCCCTGGACCCTGTACCGGGGGGTCAGGCAACTCCAGGCCGGTGAGTGCCTCATCTTCCCCGGGCGGTCCGGTACCGCTCGGACCGTCAGCTATGCACAGTTCAGGCACGGCGACTATTTTGCCGGCGACGACCTCGTCGGCGACCTCACCCGGGGCCTCGACAACGTTCTCGTCCGGGTCTTTCGCCGCCTCCTCGCCTCGTGCGAAGGGAAGCGGATCGTCGTCCCCCTGAGCGGCGGCCTCGACTCCCGGATCATCGTCGCCATGCTCAGGCGCCTGGGTGCAGAGGACGTGACCTGCTTCACCTATGGCGTGAAAGAGAACCGCGAGGTCCGGATCAGCCGTGAGGTCGCCCGGGCCCTTGACTACGACTGGCACTGCGTGGAGTACACGAAGGAGAAGGTGCAGGCCTGCTATGGGGGGGATGCCCTTACAGAGTACCTCCGCTATGGCGGCAACCTCTCCTCCCTCCCCCACACCCAGGACTATCTGGCCGTCTGCGAGATGAAGGATGAGGGTGCGGTGCCGCCTGATGCCGTTTTTGTGCCCGGACACAGCGGGGACATGCTGGCCGGCAGCCACATCCCGCGGGAGTACGGCCGGCCGCAGGCATACACCCTCCAGAAATTCCTTGCCGACAACCTGGCGGCGCACTACTCTCTCTGGGCCTGGGACGACCCCCCCTTGCGTGCCCTCTACGCGGAGCGGTCCCTGACGAGTGCCGGGTGTCCCGATGTCCATGACGCCGAGTCCTGCGCCGACGCCATCGAGTACTTCGACTTCAAGGAGAGACAGGCGAAGTACATCATCAACTCTGTCAGGGTGTACGAGTACTTCGGGTACGGCTGGCGCGTGCCCCTCTGGGACCGCGAACTGATGACATTCTTCCAGCGCGTGCCCCTCTCCCTCAGGCTCGGTCAGGCGCTGTACAAGGAATACACGGCCTGCTCCCTCTTCACCGGCGACCTCGCCGCGCTCGGCGGGATCGAGTGCACGACCCGTATCAGCAGCGTCATGCCCGGCCCCTCCGTCGCCACACGGATCCGTGCCATGCACCAGCGCCTCTTCGACGTCAGGTGGGGGAGGTACTTCGCCTTCCCCCATCTCTCCAGGTTCTCTCTCCTGAGGATGCGGGATGCCGGGGGACTTGACGGCCTGCCGCGCCGGGTGGTCGTGAACATTGCGAATGCCCGTCGCCCCTATGTCTCTCTCCTCGGCTACCAGGCCCTCAGGTACCTCTCTTTGCAGGCATCAGAGGAGGCCCAGTTTCTTCAGGCAGGCCACGCCCACCTCGTAGACGGTGTCCGCGCCGTCGACGAGAAAAGGCCGGAGGTCGTGCCTGTCGAAGAAGGCCAGGGAGACCGGGCCTGA
- a CDS encoding mannose-1-phosphate guanylyltransferase/mannose-6-phosphate isomerase, translated as MQTLILAGGSGTRLFPLSRTCYPKQFIPLFENESLFQKAVKRALFFSGPGKISIITNEAHRFLVADQLAAVGADCPVLVEPSGKNTLPAIVYGMTEVLKEGEDATVAVLPSDQLILPGEEYRKAFRAAEALAQDHLVTFGIAPTSPHTGYGYIRPGRALAGGYAVDAFVEKPDLETAKTYVRDGYLWNSGMFVFPAALFMDECRRLAPAVAEAFTRSPAEAYACTPKISVDFGLMEKTDRAAVVPLATAWSDVGSFDALYQVSDKDGQGNAVKGEYLGIHSGNNLVISDRLVATIGLSDLAIVDTADALLVCPKAESQYVGEITTLLKERGDGRCDLHTTVHRPWGRYTVLLQGDSFQIKRLTVLPGRRISAQLHHHRSEHWVVVRGMAEVSNDGRTFFVRPGESTFVPAGVKHRLGNPGLIPLEVIEVQNGDYITEDDIIRFDDDFKRE; from the coding sequence ATGCAGACCCTCATCCTTGCCGGCGGTTCAGGCACCAGGCTCTTTCCCCTGAGCCGGACCTGCTACCCGAAACAGTTCATCCCCCTCTTCGAGAACGAGTCGCTCTTCCAGAAGGCGGTGAAACGGGCCCTCTTCTTCTCCGGGCCCGGGAAGATCTCCATCATCACCAATGAAGCCCACCGCTTCCTGGTCGCCGACCAGCTCGCGGCCGTCGGCGCCGACTGCCCTGTCCTTGTCGAGCCCAGCGGGAAGAACACCCTGCCCGCGATCGTCTACGGCATGACCGAGGTCCTGAAAGAGGGGGAGGACGCGACCGTGGCAGTCCTCCCCTCGGACCAGCTGATCCTCCCCGGCGAGGAGTACAGGAAGGCTTTCCGTGCAGCCGAGGCGCTCGCACAGGACCATCTCGTCACCTTCGGGATCGCCCCGACCTCGCCCCACACGGGCTATGGCTATATCCGCCCTGGCCGGGCCCTCGCCGGCGGCTATGCCGTCGACGCCTTCGTCGAAAAGCCCGACCTGGAGACGGCGAAGACATATGTGCGGGACGGGTATCTCTGGAACTCGGGGATGTTCGTCTTCCCTGCCGCCCTCTTCATGGACGAGTGCAGGCGCCTGGCGCCGGCTGTGGCAGAGGCCTTCACCCGCTCCCCGGCGGAGGCCTATGCCTGCACCCCGAAGATCTCGGTCGACTTCGGGCTCATGGAGAAGACGGACCGCGCGGCGGTCGTGCCCCTGGCCACGGCCTGGAGCGATGTCGGGAGCTTCGACGCCCTGTACCAGGTGAGCGACAAGGACGGGCAGGGCAACGCGGTGAAGGGCGAGTACCTGGGCATCCACAGCGGGAACAACCTGGTCATCTCCGACCGCCTGGTGGCAACGATCGGCCTCTCCGACCTTGCGATCGTCGACACGGCCGACGCCCTCCTGGTCTGCCCGAAGGCTGAGTCCCAGTATGTCGGCGAGATCACGACTCTCCTGAAGGAGAGGGGCGACGGGCGCTGTGACCTCCACACCACTGTCCACCGTCCCTGGGGCAGGTACACCGTCCTCCTGCAGGGCGACTCCTTCCAGATCAAGCGCCTCACCGTCCTGCCGGGCCGCCGTATCTCTGCACAACTCCACCACCACAGGAGCGAGCACTGGGTGGTCGTCCGCGGCATGGCCGAGGTCTCCAATGACGGCCGCACTTTCTTTGTCAGGCCAGGGGAGAGCACATTTGTCCCGGCAGGTGTGAAGCACCGCCTGGGAAACCCGGGGCTGATCCCCCTGGAGGTGATCGAGGTGCAGAACGGCGACTACATCACCGAGGACGATATCATCCGCTTCGACGACGACTTCAAGAGGGAGTGA
- a CDS encoding radical SAM protein: MAESLSSYIREGMRESSRIFYSEASRLNTSFLSRIPYRPTTLVFNITDNCNSRCITCRQWRHASVGEMDTAEAGEVLAQAKTLGIRNIEFAGGEPLLRKDLPAIVKVADDLGFADISITTNGLLLTEERAVSLIENGLDGFSISIDGTAAVHDTVRGVKGGFERSTGALRTLIGLRDSRYPALAITIGTTVMKPTFPEIPKMVDLARELGITCGFNLLNTSLYFFRDVDTSELWIPEDERDRLDDLVAELHRIKSTHPGLISKSYSSLEYMKEYFQNPRREDIPCHLGYEKVYVGPHGEVYSGCWALPPMGTVRETPLPEIVSSDAYRQRLKEMFLKQCPGCSCNYSTNLLYHLPSLCHELKWRVKGRLARIN, from the coding sequence ATGGCCGAATCACTGTCTTCATATATCAGGGAGGGGATGAGGGAGTCTTCCAGGATTTTCTACTCCGAGGCGTCCAGGCTGAATACGTCATTTCTTTCCAGGATACCCTATCGCCCGACGACCCTCGTCTTCAACATCACCGACAACTGCAACAGTCGGTGCATCACCTGCCGGCAGTGGCGGCATGCCTCTGTCGGCGAAATGGACACGGCGGAGGCGGGCGAGGTCCTTGCCCAGGCAAAGACGCTCGGGATCCGGAATATCGAGTTCGCCGGGGGCGAACCCCTGTTGCGAAAAGACCTGCCTGCGATCGTAAAAGTCGCGGACGACCTCGGCTTTGCCGACATCTCCATCACCACGAACGGGCTTCTGCTGACCGAAGAGAGGGCCGTCTCTCTCATCGAGAACGGCCTCGACGGCTTTTCCATCTCCATCGACGGCACGGCCGCGGTCCACGACACCGTCAGAGGGGTGAAAGGCGGGTTTGAACGGAGCACCGGCGCCCTCAGGACACTGATCGGGCTTCGGGACTCCCGGTACCCTGCCCTTGCCATCACCATAGGGACGACCGTGATGAAGCCCACCTTCCCGGAGATCCCGAAGATGGTCGACCTGGCCAGAGAACTCGGCATCACCTGCGGCTTCAACCTCCTCAATACCTCACTCTATTTCTTCAGGGACGTCGACACCTCAGAACTCTGGATCCCGGAGGACGAGAGGGACAGGCTCGACGACCTGGTCGCCGAGCTCCACCGGATCAAGTCCACGCACCCCGGCCTGATCAGCAAGAGTTACTCCTCTCTTGAATACATGAAAGAGTATTTCCAGAACCCCAGGAGGGAGGACATCCCCTGCCACCTCGGGTACGAGAAGGTCTACGTCGGCCCGCACGGCGAGGTCTACTCGGGGTGCTGGGCCCTGCCCCCCATGGGCACGGTCAGGGAGACGCCCCTCCCCGAGATCGTCTCCTCGGATGCGTACAGGCAGAGGCTCAAGGAGATGTTCCTGAAACAGTGTCCAGGCTGCAGCTGCAACTACTCGACAAACCTCCTGTACCACCTCCCCTCCCTCTGCCATGAACTGAAGTGGCGGGTGAAGGGGCGACTGGCACGGATAAACTGA
- a CDS encoding WD40 repeat domain-containing protein translates to MRCAIIVLCLFLAVLPVGALAGNPLWTYSAPAEVAGLALTPDGSHVLVGGERLCLLAGNGTPLWEQWSAEMTASSADGRTIAGAGAGGLQLALYAGDAALLWRQNLDSDCVALALSSDGKRLAVADLVGEVHFYDADGTLRATADTRGDPKDKEDEVQSRIRDLALSEKGAYAAVASSRGLFYYTGAGRKLWAHEGMLEGGTAVAVSGTGDAVAVASDAGVRLLNRTGTLLWTHPSRRPITALAVSEDGSRVLAGAQDNTLTCFDREGETLWTFTAGGWIRDVAVSKNGSRVLAGSMDKEAYLFDGDGQVLETYALDGWVGHVALTADGSAGVASSSRQVIGIATVTSTTTVPTVAETPVQTPGVPGTTETVTQTTAIPTAAAPTTDNPVATHPGPEGRSMLPLLLAGLLVGSVALGAGYLRRRRQAPPRAEEASPPEQERTDAGAEAAPQAVAEEAPPWKVCLDEGKTREAAVLLSRQMAALIEERTGASVLLTADALDACPDQRGGLAWFFATADRLAYAPAPPEREEVEVLAAAYLSLAEDIGQPRRTDSPSLDP, encoded by the coding sequence ATGCGGTGCGCGATAATCGTCCTCTGCCTCTTCCTTGCCGTCCTCCCTGTCGGCGCCCTTGCCGGGAACCCTCTCTGGACATACTCCGCACCCGCGGAGGTCGCCGGCCTCGCCCTGACCCCCGACGGCTCGCACGTCCTTGTCGGCGGGGAGAGGCTCTGCCTCCTGGCCGGCAACGGCACCCCCCTCTGGGAGCAGTGGTCGGCGGAGATGACCGCCTCGTCCGCGGACGGCCGGACGATCGCCGGCGCCGGCGCCGGCGGCCTGCAGCTCGCCCTCTATGCCGGGGACGCCGCCCTGCTCTGGAGGCAGAACCTGGACTCTGACTGTGTGGCCCTCGCCCTCTCCTCCGACGGGAAGAGGCTTGCGGTCGCGGACCTCGTCGGCGAGGTGCACTTCTATGACGCTGACGGCACCCTCAGGGCCACCGCCGACACCAGGGGCGACCCGAAGGATAAAGAGGACGAGGTCCAGTCCAGGATACGCGATCTTGCCCTCTCGGAAAAGGGCGCGTACGCCGCGGTCGCCTCCAGCCGCGGCCTCTTCTATTATACGGGCGCCGGGCGAAAACTCTGGGCGCATGAGGGCATGCTGGAGGGAGGCACCGCGGTCGCCGTCTCCGGGACCGGGGACGCGGTCGCCGTTGCCTCCGACGCCGGCGTCCGCCTCCTGAACCGCACGGGCACCCTTCTCTGGACGCACCCCTCACGCCGCCCGATCACCGCCCTCGCGGTCTCTGAAGACGGGTCCCGCGTCCTCGCCGGTGCGCAGGACAACACCCTCACCTGCTTTGACAGGGAGGGCGAGACACTCTGGACCTTCACCGCCGGAGGCTGGATACGGGACGTCGCCGTCTCGAAGAACGGTTCCCGCGTCCTTGCCGGGTCCATGGACAAAGAAGCCTACCTCTTCGACGGCGACGGGCAGGTGCTTGAGACGTACGCCCTCGACGGCTGGGTCGGCCATGTCGCCCTCACCGCCGACGGCAGCGCTGGCGTCGCCTCCTCCTCCCGCCAGGTGATCGGCATTGCGACCGTGACGTCGACAACGACCGTCCCGACGGTCGCGGAGACCCCGGTACAGACGCCCGGGGTCCCCGGGACCACAGAGACAGTGACACAGACAACCGCGATCCCGACTGCGGCCGCCCCGACGACTGACAACCCGGTGGCCACACACCCCGGCCCTGAAGGACGTTCCATGCTGCCCCTCCTCCTTGCTGGCCTCCTTGTTGGGAGCGTCGCCCTCGGTGCAGGCTACCTGCGCAGGCGGCGGCAGGCACCCCCTCGCGCGGAAGAGGCGTCGCCCCCTGAACAGGAAAGGACAGATGCGGGTGCCGAGGCCGCCCCGCAGGCGGTCGCGGAGGAGGCACCTCCCTGGAAGGTCTGCCTGGATGAAGGTAAGACGCGGGAGGCGGCCGTTCTCCTCTCGCGGCAGATGGCCGCCCTGATCGAGGAGCGTACAGGGGCCAGCGTCCTCCTCACCGCCGACGCCCTGGACGCCTGCCCGGACCAGAGGGGAGGCCTTGCCTGGTTCTTTGCAACTGCAGACCGCCTTGCCTACGCCCCGGCCCCCCCTGAGAGGGAGGAAGTGGAGGTCCTGGCGGCGGCATACCTCAGCCTTGCAGAAGATATCGGACAGCCTCGAAGAACAGACTCCCCATCTTTGGACCCCTGA
- a CDS encoding HepT-like ribonuclease domain-containing protein, with protein MSREYNLYLRDSVEDIERIQRYTQGMDYEEFVQSDLVQDGVIRNLMVIGEAVKLIPEPLKAEHADIPWRKIAGMRDILIHAYFGVHTEIV; from the coding sequence ATGTCCCGGGAATATAACCTCTATCTCCGGGATAGTGTTGAAGATATCGAGAGGATTCAACGATATACGCAGGGAATGGATTACGAGGAGTTCGTGCAGAGCGATCTTGTGCAGGATGGGGTGATCCGGAACCTCATGGTCATCGGCGAGGCGGTCAAACTCATTCCTGAGCCGCTCAAAGCGGAGCATGCCGATATTCCCTGGAGAAAGATTGCAGGCATGCGGGACATCCTCATTCACGCCTATTTCGGAGTCCATACCGAGATCGTGTAG
- a CDS encoding nucleotidyltransferase family protein, with protein MLTAEGIMGALADHRARIRSLGVRRIGIFGSFVRGEEREDSDIDILIEFEEGRRSFDTYMDLTFFLEDLFGRHVDLVDQDTLKPGLAPHILQSVRYVPGI; from the coding sequence ATGCTGACGGCTGAGGGCATCATGGGTGCGCTGGCAGATCACCGGGCCCGGATCCGGAGCCTCGGCGTCCGGCGGATCGGGATCTTCGGGTCCTTCGTTCGGGGCGAAGAACGCGAAGATAGCGATATCGATATTCTGATCGAGTTCGAAGAGGGGAGGCGCTCCTTCGACACCTATATGGACCTCACGTTTTTTCTCGAAGATCTCTTCGGAAGGCACGTCGACCTTGTCGATCAGGACACCCTCAAACCCGGCCTCGCACCCCACATCCTCCAGAGCGTGCGATATGTCCCGGGAATATAA
- a CDS encoding type II toxin-antitoxin system RelE family toxin, translating into MFTLVIERKAEEFLKKLPGKSRRIVIEKILDLRDDPYPGGNKEKLDYPHPPAVYRLHVSRSFTVFYIIEDNEQIVKIEKITTIERAHKEYSRRSG; encoded by the coding sequence GTGTTCACTCTTGTTATCGAAAGGAAAGCGGAAGAATTTTTAAAGAAGCTGCCCGGGAAAAGCCGGCGCATCGTCATAGAAAAGATCCTGGACCTGAGAGATGATCCCTATCCCGGGGGAAACAAGGAAAAACTCGATTACCCCCATCCTCCTGCGGTGTACCGCCTTCATGTAAGCAGGTCTTTCACCGTGTTCTATATCATCGAGGACAATGAGCAGATCGTGAAAATCGAGAAGATCACAACGATCGAGCGTGCTCATAAAGAGTATTCACGCAGATCAGGTTGA
- a CDS encoding HepT-like ribonuclease domain-containing protein has translation MSREYNLYLRDILEAIERIQRYTRGMDYEAFIKNDLVQDGVVRNLMVIGEAVKLIPEPLTSGHPGVPWRKVAGMRDIFIHAYFGVHDEIVWDVVRNKIPDLQAAVREMLDLA, from the coding sequence ATGTCCAGGGAATATAATCTCTATTTAAGAGACATTCTTGAGGCAATCGAGAGAATTCAAAGATATACCCGGGGAATGGACTACGAGGCGTTCATAAAGAACGATCTTGTGCAGGATGGGGTGGTCCGGAACCTCATGGTGATCGGCGAAGCCGTCAAACTCATTCCCGAACCGCTCACGTCCGGGCATCCCGGTGTTCCCTGGAGAAAGGTTGCAGGCATGCGGGACATCTTCATTCACGCTTACTTCGGGGTGCATGATGAGATCGTGTGGGATGTCGTCCGGAACAAAATTCCTGATCTGCAGGCTGCGGTCAGGGAGATGCTTGATCTCGCCTGA
- a CDS encoding nucleotidyltransferase family protein: protein MLTAEGIMGALADHRARIRSLGVRRIGIFGSFVRGEEREDSDIDILIEFEEGRRSFDTYMDLTFFLEDLFGRHVDLVDQDTLKPGLAPHILRSVRYVQGI from the coding sequence ATGCTGACGGCTGAGGGCATCATGGGTGCGCTGGCAGATCACCGGGCCCGGATCCGGAGCCTCGGCGTCCGGCGGATCGGGATCTTCGGGTCCTTCGTTCGGGGCGAAGAACGCGAAGATAGCGATATCGATATTCTGATCGAGTTCGAAGAGGGGAGGCGCTCCTTCGACACCTATATGGACCTCACGTTTTTTCTCGAAGATCTCTTCGGAAGGCACGTCGACCTTGTCGATCAGGACACCCTCAAACCCGGTCTCGCACCCCACATCCTCCGGAGCGTCAGGTATGTCCAGGGAATATAA
- a CDS encoding HepT-like ribonuclease domain-containing protein: protein MDDILDAVDKIEIFTEGMPYEQFCGDDKTVYAVTRALEVIGEATKCIPREVREKYTALPWTEMAGMRDKLIHAYFGINRAIIWTTVQNDIPSLRSAVLSLRDDLMAEDARDESLFEPRDP, encoded by the coding sequence GTGGACGATATCCTCGACGCCGTTGACAAGATCGAGATCTTCACGGAGGGTATGCCGTATGAGCAGTTTTGCGGGGACGACAAGACCGTCTATGCGGTCACGCGAGCGCTGGAGGTGATCGGTGAGGCGACCAAGTGCATCCCCCGAGAGGTCAGGGAAAAATATACTGCTCTTCCCTGGACAGAAATGGCCGGTATGCGTGACAAACTGATCCATGCCTATTTCGGGATCAACAGGGCGATCATCTGGACGACGGTCCAGAATGATATTCCCTCACTCAGATCTGCGGTCCTGAGCCTTCGCGACGACCTGATGGCAGAGGACGCGAGGGATGAATCTCTCTTCGAACCCCGCGATCCCTGA
- a CDS encoding nucleotidyltransferase family protein has protein sequence MDTATLQCGGECARIVGILRAKKAYLEETYHVRSIGLFGSCRRGEEHEGSDVDILVEFSEVPGIFGFLRLEHYLSEILGRKVDLVEESALKPRIGRRVREEVLYI, from the coding sequence ATGGACACGGCCACTCTGCAGTGTGGCGGGGAATGCGCGAGGATCGTCGGCATTCTCCGGGCAAAAAAAGCGTACCTGGAGGAGACATACCATGTCCGGTCCATCGGCCTCTTCGGGTCGTGCCGGCGGGGGGAGGAGCACGAAGGGAGCGACGTGGACATCCTGGTCGAGTTCTCCGAGGTGCCGGGGATCTTCGGTTTTCTCAGGCTCGAACATTATCTCTCCGAGATCCTCGGAAGAAAGGTGGACCTGGTCGAAGAGAGCGCACTCAAACCCCGTATCGGCCGCCGTGTCCGGGAAGAGGTTCTGTATATATGA
- a CDS encoding type II toxin-antitoxin system HicB family antitoxin, whose amino-acid sequence MIRGVWKEMKYLKYRVLLRREPEGGYTVTVPLLPGCVTYGETIDEAIAMAREAIGLYIEDLREKGEEIPTEEGLLEYTLTVEAHA is encoded by the coding sequence ATGATCCGCGGGGTGTGGAAGGAGATGAAATACCTGAAGTACCGCGTCCTCCTCCGGAGAGAACCGGAGGGAGGGTATACCGTGACAGTGCCTTTGCTTCCCGGTTGCGTCACCTACGGGGAGACGATCGACGAGGCGATAGCGATGGCGCGGGAAGCCATAGGACTCTATATCGAGGACCTCCGGGAGAAGGGCGAGGAGATCCCGACCGAGGAGGGACTGCTGGAGTACACCCTCACCGTCGAAGCCCATGCCTGA
- a CDS encoding nucleotidyltransferase domain-containing protein produces the protein MEQNITIQIIAHLLQGDAHPRKLAKDLGISHTTILRKLRSLLDGNVVDFRTEGKNRVYFLKKTLEARVYIFMTEWYALGTVIEEAPHLRSVVRTLQERQDISLAVLFGSYAKGTADQKSDIDVYIETDDREVKRELERCHSRLSIKIGPWEPENLLIQEIVKNHVIVKGVERYYENTKFFA, from the coding sequence GTGGAACAAAATATAACCATTCAGATCATTGCTCACCTGCTCCAGGGCGACGCACACCCCCGCAAACTCGCAAAAGATCTGGGTATCTCGCACACGACCATACTGCGGAAACTCAGGAGTCTTTTAGACGGTAATGTCGTCGACTTCAGGACTGAAGGGAAAAATAGGGTATATTTCCTGAAAAAAACTCTCGAAGCACGGGTGTATATCTTCATGACAGAGTGGTACGCGCTCGGAACAGTGATCGAAGAGGCCCCCCACCTCCGGTCTGTCGTCAGGACACTTCAGGAGAGACAGGACATCTCCCTTGCCGTGCTCTTCGGGAGCTATGCGAAGGGGACCGCGGACCAGAAGAGCGACATCGACGTCTATATCGAGACTGACGATCGAGAGGTGAAGCGGGAGCTGGAAAGGTGTCACTCGCGGCTCAGTATAAAGATCGGGCCCTGGGAACCGGAAAATTTACTGATCCAGGAGATCGTAAAGAATCATGTCATCGTGAAAGGAGTCGAACGATATTATGAAAACACAAAATTTTTTGCATAA
- a CDS encoding HepT-like ribonuclease domain-containing protein: MLTDDLKAMKGFRNIVVHRYGAIDDALTFALLQEHIGDFARFRQEVETFLRSRDVAADDQP; the protein is encoded by the coding sequence ATGCTCACGGACGACCTCAAGGCGATGAAAGGCTTCCGGAACATTGTCGTCCACCGCTACGGAGCGATCGACGATGCCCTCACCTTTGCCCTCCTGCAGGAGCATATCGGGGACTTCGCCCGTTTCAGGCAGGAGGTCGAGACCTTTTTGCGCAGCCGGGATGTTGCGGCTGACGACCAGCCCTGA